A region from the Engraulis encrasicolus isolate BLACKSEA-1 chromosome 18, IST_EnEncr_1.0, whole genome shotgun sequence genome encodes:
- the serpina10a gene encoding serpin peptidase inhibitor, clade A (alpha-1 antiproteinase, antitrypsin), member 10a — protein sequence MAALLLHHLALLLLGTVALLALQSAAQAAPEGGDADQVALRNADFATGLYRKLAGGTDGNVVVSPLALTQALAALAEGAAGQTQELLWGALKLSPLQMADAPDRLPQLLQAVNENVLQASLRYDEVAALFAAPSVEVEAAYKERAKQFFRTEVQSVDFANAMAATTAINDHVRAKTGEKIRDVVSTSLDAKTQLLLISAAFFKGQWTLPFNASFSQEERFYVDKYHIAQVQMMFRSDKFHLAYDAALKVGVLKLPCSGGAAMLVIFPDEDVDVTSVDDEIFTNTYRDWVKKLKRTRLEVQIPRFSLKQSYSLKNTLASLGMPDAFQGNADLSTLSKTAGLKLDEVQMTTAIEVDETGSLPDSASPPDPLSGSLPPRLTINRPFVFLVYHEASLNLLLMGRVVDPTKN from the exons ATGGCCGCCCTCCTCCTACACCACCTCGCCCTGCTCCTGTTGGGCACCGTCGCACTCTTAGCTCTCCAGTCTGCCGCCCAGGCGGCACCAGAGGGAGGCGACGCGGACCAAGTGGCCCTGCGCAACGCCGACTTTGCCACCGGCCTGTACCGAAAGCTGGCGGGTGGCACCGACGGGAACGTGGTGGTGTCCCCTCTGGCCCTCACCCAGGCGCTGGCGGCCCTGGCCGAGGGGGCGGCCGGACAGACCCAGGAGCTGCTCTGGGGCGCCCTGAAGCTGAGCCCGCTGCAGATGGCGGACGCGCCCGACCGACTGCCGCAACTCCTGCAGGCCGTGAACGAGAACGTGCTTCAGGCCTCACTCAG gtACGATGAGGTCGCCGCACTGTTTGCCGCACCGTCAGTGGAGGTGGAGGCGGCGTATAAGGAGCGCGCCAAGCAGTTCTTCAGGACGGAAGTGCAGAGCGTGGACTTTGCCAACGCGATGGCCGCCACGACAGCCATAAACGACCACGTTCGCGCCAAGACCGGGGAGAAGATCCGGGATGTGGTGTCGACATCCCTGGATGCGAAGACACAGCTCTTGTTGATCAGTGCGGCCTTCTTCAAAG GCCAGTGGACGTTGCCTTTCAACGCCAGCTTCAGCCAGGAGGAGCGCTTCTATGTGGACAAGTACCACATCGCCCAGGTGCAGATGATGTTCCGCTCCGACAAGTTCCACCTGGCGTACGACGCGGCCCTCAAGGTGGGCGTGCTGAAGCTGCCGTGCTCAGGGGGGGCGGCCATGTTGGTCATCTTCCCCGACGAGGACGTGGACGTGACCTCCGTCGACGACGAGATCTTCACCAACACCTACAGGGACTGGGTGAAGAAGCTGAAGAGGAC GAGACTGGAGGTTCAGATTCCACGCTTCTCCCTGAAGCAGTCCTATTCCCTGAAGAACACCCTGGCCAGCTTGGGCATGCCGGATGCCTTCCAGGGCAATGCCGACCTCTCCACTCTCAGCAAGACAGCCGGCCTCAAACTGGATGAG GTCCAGATGACGACTGCCATCGAGGTGGACGAGACTGGCTCTCTGCCGGACTCCGCTTCCCCCCCGGACCCCCTCTCCGGCAGTCTGCCGCCGCGACTCACCATCAACAGGCCCTTCGTCTTCCTCGTCTACCACGAGGCCTCCCTGAACCTGCTCCTCATGGGCCGAGTGGTCGATCCCACCAAAAACTAA